The DNA region TCTCTGAGGAGCAACTCGGACAAGCATTAAACCTGCAGAAAAAAGAGGGCGGTAGGCTCGGCTCAAATCTCATCAAACTGGGGTACATCTCCGAGGATAAACTCGTCTCTTTCTTGAGCAAACAGTTCGGTGTCCCAGCCATTAACTTGTCTGAATACACGATAGACCCCTCGGTGATTAAACTGATTCCTGTCGAAATGGCGCGGAAATACCTCATTATGCCCGTCACCCGAGTGGGCGCCACCCTGACAATCACGATGGCTGATCCGTCCAATATGTTTGCGATAGACGATGTCAAATTCATGACGGGCTATAACGTCGAGGTCGTGGTATCGAGCGAAAACAGCATCATGCATGCCATATCGCACTATTATAGCGCCGGTAAGGGCGAAATTGCGCGGGTTTCGAAGAGCGCTTCATCCTCCGGGTCTTCGATACTCCAGGCCAAGGATTATACCCTTACGGATGACGAATCCACTGAGGGGGCTCATTTGGGCTCGGACGACGGACCGGTAGTCGATGTCGACGAGTTCGACAAAGTCGTGGGCACCGCCCTCGACGGCATCGAGACGATTGATGAAAAGGACGATGCGGAGATTATCAAGGAGGTCGAGGCCCCGATCGTCAAACTCGTTAATGGGATATTCATTAATGCGATAAAGGCAGGCGCAAGCGACATCCATATAGAACCCTATGAAGCCTCGCTTCGCGTTCGTTATCGGGTCGACGGGGTCATGTATACCGTCATGAGCCTTCCGACAAAGATACGGGCAGCCCTGACCTCGAGGGTCAAGATCATGTCACGGCTCGATATCGCCGAGCGGAGGCTTCCCCAGGACGGAAGGATAAAACTGAAGCTCGGGAAAAAAAGAGAGATAGATTTTCGTGTTTCAACGCTCCCAACGCTCTTCGGTGAGAAGACCGTCTTGCGACTCCTCGATAAGTCCAACCTTCAGGTGGACCTCACGAAGCTCGGATTCGAGAAGAATCAGCTTGACCATTTTATGGAGGCGATCGAGAAGCCCTACGGCATGGTCCTCGTTACGGGTCCGACCGGAAGCGGCAAAACCACCACCCTCTATTCCGCGCTGAACCATCTCAACAAGCCCGACACAAACATCATGACCGCCGAAGACCCCGTTGAATACAATTTCATGGGAATCAATCAGGTCCCGGTCAAAGAAGAGATAGGATTGACCTTTGCGTCCTCCCTGCGCTCATTCTTGAGACAGGACCCGGATATTATCATGGTTGGAGAGATAAGGGATTTTGAGACTGCCGAGATCGCCGTGAAGGCCGCATTAACGGGCCATCTGGTCCTCAGCACGCTCCATACCAACGACGCTCCGAGCACCATAAACAGACTCCTGAACATGGGGATAGAGCCTTTTCTCGTATCTTCCTCGGTCATCCTCATCCTCGCACAGAGA from Thermodesulfovibrionales bacterium includes:
- the pilB gene encoding type IV-A pilus assembly ATPase PilB; the protein is MAAKLGQMLIVSNIISEEQLGQALNLQKKEGGRLGSNLIKLGYISEDKLVSFLSKQFGVPAINLSEYTIDPSVIKLIPVEMARKYLIMPVTRVGATLTITMADPSNMFAIDDVKFMTGYNVEVVVSSENSIMHAISHYYSAGKGEIARVSKSASSSGSSILQAKDYTLTDDESTEGAHLGSDDGPVVDVDEFDKVVGTALDGIETIDEKDDAEIIKEVEAPIVKLVNGIFINAIKAGASDIHIEPYEASLRVRYRVDGVMYTVMSLPTKIRAALTSRVKIMSRLDIAERRLPQDGRIKLKLGKKREIDFRVSTLPTLFGEKTVLRLLDKSNLQVDLTKLGFEKNQLDHFMEAIEKPYGMVLVTGPTGSGKTTTLYSALNHLNKPDTNIMTAEDPVEYNFMGINQVPVKEEIGLTFASSLRSFLRQDPDIIMVGEIRDFETAEIAVKAALTGHLVLSTLHTNDAPSTINRLLNMGIEPFLVSSSVILILAQRLARRICPQCKVEEKIPVQALIKVGVPQEDAGTMKCFKGKGCTACNNSGYKGRVALYEVMPIKDEIRELILEGASANEIKKVAIRLGTNTLRMSGLSKVREGVTSIEEIMRVTFGD